The Arachis hypogaea cultivar Tifrunner chromosome 14, arahy.Tifrunner.gnm2.J5K5, whole genome shotgun sequence genome has a segment encoding these proteins:
- the LOC112743379 gene encoding receptor-like protein kinase ANXUR2: MSVQDDQKKQNNEKIAANSSSREENEGESENTGTATDTNSSSNALLEISYPINNVQHNNNVISKLKKENKKPNLKQLARKSVIGFKRRSGGNGTEEISKKICPKNIEPLSWKKRLEICIGAARGLHYLHTGAKRPIFHCDIKPQNILLDNNMVPKLSHLGFSLQGPLLRSKAKPIKVDMMIGTPGFMAPEYVLTKTFTDKCDVYSFGIVLMVVLSTSYKQSFFEKMYMMADSDLFLEEPLYLMTPYVDIPSFLERISVDEIIDPVLLGKIAPECLGVFIDITKRCLSKDANERPDMGEVQVELEQALALQEDEDACPEP, encoded by the exons ATGAGTGTACAAGATGATCAGAAAAAAcagaataatgaaaaaattgcTGCCAATTCGAGTTCTAGGGAAGAAAATGAGGGTGAATCAGAAAACACAGGTACAGCTACtgatactaattcttcttctaatgcTTTATTGGAGATATCATATCCTATAAATAATGTCCAACACAATAACAACGTCATATCCAAGCTTAAAAAGGAGAATAAAAAGCCAAACCTGAAACAACTTGCCAGAAAGTCTGTGATAGGTTTCAAACGGAGGAGTGGAGGTAATGGTACTgaagaaatttcaaaaaaaatttgtccCAAGAATATCGAGCCACTTTCATGGAAGAAAAGGCTAGAAATATGCATTGGAGCAGCGCGTGGGCTACACTACCTTCACACAGGAGCCAAGCGCCCTATCTTTCACTGTGATATCAAACCTCAAAATATTCTTTTGGATAACAACATGGTACCAAAACTCTCACATCTTGGATTTTCCTTACAAGGTCCACTATTAAGGTCAAAGGCAAAGCCTATAAAAGTGGACATGATGATCG GTACACCTGGTTTCATGGCACCTGAGTATGTCCTAACCAAAACCTTCACAGATAAATGTGATGTTTATTCCTTTGGGATAGTTTTAATGGTAGTTTTATCCACTAGCTACAAGCAGAGCTTCTTTGAGAAGATGTACATGATGGCCGACTCAGATTTGTTTTTAGAAGAGCCATTGTATTTAATGACTCCATATGTGGATATACCTAGCTTTTTGGAGAGGATTTCGGTTGATGAGATTATTGATCCAGTGTTATTGGGAAAGATTGCACCAGAATGTTTGGGAGTATTCATAGATATCACAAAAAGATGCTTAAGTAAAGATGCAAACGAAAGACCAGATATGGGTGAAGTACAAGTTGAACTTGAGCAAGCACTAGCActacaagaggatgaagatgcATGCCCGGAACCATGA
- the LOC112744611 gene encoding receptor-like protein kinase ANXUR2, giving the protein MVLKCLCFGDWKKGNASCSSKKQYPTVIEELCHPFSFHDLRKSTNNFDQKLIIGERALTKVYKGCLNHNNNNNGAAATDYTVALKVMTVPLEFKKEVEMLCQLHHPNIISLIGFCHHGKEKIAVYEYTDNGSLHDYLSNKDKEPLSWKKRLDICIGVARALHYLHSGVKRAVFHRDINPINILLDRNMMPKLANFVISLQGGLSTLKPKQIKVDKIVGTSALMAPEYAIHGIVTDKCDVYSFGLVLLHMVGHNVLNYLIQHEEHILEETLDPILKGKIAPECWQVFTSVIQSCLEYEADERPTMGEVEVLLEHALSLQQQADIIRNAARYTLSSTTPCYCRQRYNNHESLPR; this is encoded by the coding sequence ATGGTTCTGAAATGTTTATGCTTTGGTGATTGGAAGAAGGGGAATGCAAGTTGTTCATCTAAGAAACAATATCCAACAGTAATAGAAGAGCTATGCCATCCCTTTTCCTTTCATGATCTTAGAAAGTCAACCAACAACTTTGACCAGAAACTAATAATTGGAGAAAGAGCCCTTACTAAGGTTTATAAAGGTTGTCTcaaccataataataataataatggtgctGCTGCAACTGATTATACGGTGGCATTGAAGGTGATGACTGTTCCCCTTGAATTCAAGAAGGAAGTCGAGATGCTATGTCAGCTTCATCACCCAAATATAATATCTCTTATAGGCTTCTGCCACCATGGAAAGGAAAAGATTGCTGTGTACGAGTATACAGACAATGGATCACTCCATGATTACTTGAGTAACAAGGACAAAGAACCACTGTCGTGGAAGAAAAGACTAGACATCTGCATCGGAGTAGCACGTGCTCTACACTACCTTCACTCTGGAGTTAAGCGTGCAGTTTTTCATCGTGACATAAATCCAATTAATATTCTTTTGGATAGGAATATGATGCCCAAACTTGCCAATTTTGTGATATCATTGCAGGGAGGGCTCTCTACATTGAAGCCAAAGCAAATCAAAGTAGATAAGATTGTAGGTACATCTGCATTGATGGCTCCGGAGTATGCTATACACGGTATTGTTACTGATAAATGTGATGTTTACTCCTTTGGTTTGGTTCTACTACACATGGTAGGCCATAATGTGTTGAACTACTTAATTCAACATGAAGAGCACATTCTTGAGGAGACACTAGATCCAATTCTGAAAGGAAAGATTGCGCCAGAATGTTGGCAAGTATTCACTAGTGTCATACAAAGTTGCTTGGAGTACGAAGCAGATGAGCGACCAACAATGGGAGAAGTAGAGGTATTGCTTGAGCATGCTCTCTCGTTGCAGCAACAAGCTGATATTATAAGGAATGCTGCTCGCTATACCTTATCATCCACTACCCCTTGTTATTGTCGACAGCGATATAATAATCATGAATCACTACCCAGATAG
- the LOC112744612 gene encoding F-box/kelch-repeat protein At3g23880-like — MNCEKRSISFQFSSINKKKKQKHRNKPKQQSTMKKKKKQQQNENHKSKSIDDTLPLELIHRILLRVPLIHLARLKCVSKLWHSLISDPDFAESHRRLSAAPTHVCLLINDYSKACSVDIDAIFHGYKHAAVKEVSLPFKVNTRYDFEVMCSCRGFVLLHRAPHFLVVWNPVTGSSKRVSYSHIVSRSNSVYRCLYGFGYDASQDDYLVVVGSQDKNGQDHFDCLSLRTNSWINLDFALSKPLGGGKWESRGFFLNGAIHWSSCTLGVKDYSILIFDLKEKSFSTISMPEQVMCYLEPTRLALLGGCLALYSYEYRKTNIWVMKQYKVHSSWTFYQISRGECVPICLSNGSDIVALDLPPISTYTNFSFVKYNARGKLLQIDYFDYLHLPHFKRNGTSYTVYTESRATP, encoded by the coding sequence ATGAATTGCGAAAAGCGCagcatttcatttcaattttcaagcattaataagaagaagaagcagaagcacaGGAACAAACCAAAACAGCAATcaaccatgaagaagaagaagaagcaacagcaGAATGAGAATCACAAGAGCAAGAGCATTGACGACACTCTCCCTCTTGAGCTGATTCACAGAATCTTACTGAGGGTTCCGCTCATACATCTCGCTCGCCTCAAGTGTGTTTCGAAGCTTTGGCACTCTCTCATTTCCGATCCCGACTTTGCGGAATCGCATCGTCGACTCTCTGCCGCACCCACCCATGTATGCCTCCTCATAAACGATTACTCCAAGGCTTGCTCCGTAGACATTGACGCAATATTTCACGGCTACAAGCATGCTGCTGTAAAAGAGGTATCTCTCCCTTTCAAGGTGAACACACGTTATGATTTTGAAGTTATGTGCTCCTGCAGAGGCTTTGTTCTCTTACACCGAGCCCCGCATTTTTTGGTCGTATGGAATCCAGTGACTGGATCCAGCAAAAGAGTATCCTACTCTCACATTGTTTCTCGTAGTAATTCCGTTTATCGGTGTTTGTATGGATTTGGTTACGATGCTTCACAGGATGACTACTTAGTTGTTGTAGGTTCTCAGGATAAGAATGGCCAAGACCACTTTGATTGCTTGTCTTTGAGAACCAATTCATGGATTAATCTTGATTTTGCACTCTCCAAACCCTTGGGTGGGGGGAAATGGGAATCGCGTGGGTTCTTCTTGAATGGCGCCATTCATTGGTCGTCTTGCACTCTTGGAGTTAAAGATTACAGTATTCTTATATTTGatttaaaggaaaagagtttctcAACCATATCTATGCCTGAACAAGTAATGTGTTATCTCGAACCCACTCGTCTCGCCCTACTAGGAGGGTGCCTAGCCTTGTATTCATATGAATACCGTAAAACTAACATATGGGTGATGAAACAATACAAAGTGCATTCATCTTGGACTTTCTATCAGATTTCTCGTGGAGAGTGTGTGCCTATATGCTTATCCAATGGTAGTGACATTGTTGCACTAGATCTTCCCCCAATATCTACATATACCAACTTTagttttgtcaaatataatgccAGAGGAAAGCTCCTCCAAATCGATTATTTTGATTATCTTCATCTCCCACATTTTAAACGTAACGGCACAAGCTACACTGTATACACAGAGTCTCGTGCCACTCCCTAG